A single region of the Streptomyces sp. AM 4-1-1 genome encodes:
- a CDS encoding HipA family kinase encodes MLTEVTATRYVTPLREGGSLPGIVEADDLGTYVMKFTGAGQGRKTLVAEIICGELGRRLGLRVPELVTIQLDPVIGLAEPDQEVQELLKASGGLNLGMDYLPGSIGFDPLAYQVDPAEAGRIVWFDALINNVDRSWRNPNMLVWHSDVWLIDHGATMIWHHNWPGARASAAKPYNASDHVLAPFGPDIEAAAAELAPRVTEELLTEVAADVPEAWLIDEPGFDTTEALRRAYVKPLLARAGTIHERISMDAPRPGPPSRAPGWLTEHLTPWPHPTKKDRQEREAAAAEREAVRSGAGDVGGVRAVGDAGGERCGSDNEKDGKR; translated from the coding sequence GTGCTTACGGAAGTGACAGCGACCCGCTACGTCACGCCCCTGCGTGAGGGCGGTTCGCTCCCCGGGATCGTCGAGGCCGACGATCTCGGTACGTACGTCATGAAGTTCACCGGGGCGGGGCAGGGCCGGAAGACCCTCGTCGCGGAGATCATCTGTGGCGAGCTGGGCCGACGGCTGGGGCTCCGGGTCCCCGAACTCGTCACCATCCAGCTCGACCCCGTGATCGGACTGGCGGAGCCGGACCAGGAAGTGCAGGAGCTGCTCAAGGCGAGCGGTGGACTCAATCTGGGGATGGACTACCTGCCGGGTTCCATCGGATTCGACCCGCTCGCCTATCAGGTGGACCCGGCGGAGGCCGGCCGGATCGTCTGGTTCGACGCCCTGATCAACAACGTCGACCGGTCCTGGCGCAACCCCAACATGCTGGTCTGGCACAGCGACGTCTGGCTGATCGACCATGGTGCCACGATGATCTGGCACCACAACTGGCCGGGCGCGCGGGCCTCGGCCGCCAAGCCGTACAACGCGTCCGACCATGTCCTGGCCCCCTTCGGTCCCGACATCGAGGCCGCCGCCGCCGAGCTGGCCCCCCGGGTCACCGAGGAACTGCTGACCGAGGTGGCCGCCGACGTGCCCGAAGCCTGGCTGATCGACGAACCCGGGTTCGATACCACGGAGGCACTGCGCCGCGCCTATGTGAAACCGCTGCTGGCGCGCGCCGGCACGATCCACGAGCGGATCTCGATGGACGCGCCCAGGCCCGGCCCGCCGTCCCGGGCGCCCGGCTGGCTCACCGAGCACCTGACCCCCTGGCCGCATCCGACGAAGAAGGACCGGCAGGAAAGGGAAGCGGCCGCCGCGGAGCGCGAAGCGGTCCGGAGCGGCGCCGGTGACGTCGGTGGCGTCCGCGCCGTCGGCGACGCGGGCGGCGAGCGCTGCGGGAGCGACAACGAGAAGGACGGTAAGCGGTGA
- a CDS encoding response regulator transcription factor: MIADDDEVTRSGLRTLLAAQPGISVVGEAADGVEAVEQVRRLRPDVVLMDVRMPRRDGIEATRQLLAEPAEPPEVVVITTFENDGYVTAALSAGASGFVLKRLPVRQIAEAVRVVAAGEAVLFPAALRRMVAARPLSSAEALPKAALTEREEEVLRLVATGRSNPEIAQSLVVSLETVKTHVGNVLTKLGAQNRTHAVVIAYESGLVVPGFTG; this comes from the coding sequence CTGATCGCGGACGACGACGAGGTGACCCGCAGCGGTCTGCGCACCTTGCTCGCGGCGCAGCCGGGGATCTCGGTGGTCGGGGAGGCCGCCGACGGCGTCGAGGCCGTCGAGCAGGTGCGGAGGCTGCGGCCGGACGTGGTCCTGATGGATGTGCGGATGCCGCGTCGCGACGGGATCGAGGCCACCCGGCAACTCCTTGCCGAGCCGGCCGAACCTCCGGAGGTCGTGGTGATCACCACCTTCGAGAACGACGGCTACGTCACTGCGGCGCTCAGTGCGGGGGCCAGCGGGTTCGTGCTCAAGCGGCTTCCGGTCCGGCAGATCGCCGAGGCGGTACGCGTGGTGGCGGCGGGGGAAGCGGTCCTCTTCCCGGCAGCCCTGCGCCGGATGGTCGCCGCCCGCCCGCTGAGTTCCGCCGAGGCGTTGCCGAAGGCGGCGCTGACGGAGCGGGAGGAGGAGGTGCTGCGGCTGGTTGCCACCGGCCGGTCCAACCCGGAGATCGCACAGTCGCTCGTGGTGAGCCTGGAGACGGTGAAGACGCACGTCGGGAACGTGCTGACCAAGCTCGGCGCGCAGAACCGGACCCACGCGGTGGTGATCGCGTACGAATCGGGTCTGGTGGTGCCGGGGTTCACCGGCTGA
- a CDS encoding EamA family transporter gives MLASQGRSAGLGLALVSAFAFGGSGVAAKPLIEAGLDPLHVVWLRVAGAALVMLPAAWRHRRLVRERPALLVGFGLLAVAGVQACYFAAISRIPVGVALLVEYLAPALVLGWVRFVQRRAVTRAAAVGVILAVGGLACVVEVWAGLGFDAVGLLLALGAACCQVGYFVLSDQGSRNPPALGDAPTLPASPGPPHPVGVIAYGLLIGAAVLTAVARPWGMNWSLLGGDARMDGDDVPAVLLLLWIVLFATVLAYVTGVVSVRLLSPQVAGVVACLEAVIATVLAWVLLGEHLSAPQLAGGCVVLIGAFIAQAATPKAPPGPSASGVGADAEAGAGPAPGAAPDVDGGALPVGRTER, from the coding sequence ATGCTCGCGTCTCAGGGAAGAAGCGCCGGCCTGGGACTCGCCCTGGTGTCGGCCTTCGCGTTCGGTGGTTCAGGGGTCGCGGCCAAGCCGCTGATCGAAGCGGGGCTCGATCCGCTGCATGTGGTCTGGCTGCGCGTGGCCGGCGCCGCGCTCGTCATGCTGCCGGCCGCCTGGCGTCATCGGCGTCTCGTACGCGAACGGCCCGCGTTGCTCGTCGGGTTCGGCCTGCTCGCCGTCGCGGGCGTCCAGGCCTGCTACTTCGCCGCGATCTCCCGTATCCCCGTCGGAGTGGCCCTGCTCGTCGAGTATCTGGCGCCCGCGCTGGTCCTCGGCTGGGTCAGGTTCGTACAGCGTCGCGCCGTCACCCGGGCCGCGGCGGTCGGCGTGATCCTCGCGGTCGGTGGCCTCGCCTGTGTGGTCGAGGTGTGGGCGGGTCTCGGTTTCGACGCGGTGGGGCTGCTGCTCGCTCTCGGCGCGGCCTGCTGTCAGGTGGGCTACTTCGTACTGTCCGACCAGGGGAGTCGGAACCCACCCGCCCTCGGGGACGCTCCCACCCTTCCGGCCTCCCCCGGGCCCCCGCACCCGGTCGGTGTCATCGCGTACGGGCTGCTGATCGGTGCCGCCGTCCTCACGGCCGTCGCCCGCCCCTGGGGCATGAACTGGTCCCTTCTCGGCGGCGACGCGCGCATGGACGGCGACGACGTTCCCGCGGTTCTGCTGTTGCTGTGGATCGTCCTGTTCGCCACCGTGCTCGCGTACGTCACCGGAGTGGTCTCCGTACGCTTGCTCTCCCCGCAGGTGGCCGGAGTCGTCGCCTGTCTGGAGGCGGTCATCGCGACCGTGCTCGCCTGGGTGCTGCTCGGGGAACACCTCTCCGCGCCGCAACTGGCGGGCGGTTGCGTGGTGTTGATCGGTGCGTTCATCGCCCAGGCGGCGACCCCGAAGGCGCCGCCCGGCCCGTCGGCGTCGGGGGTGGGAGCGGATGCGGAGGCGGGGGCAGGTCCGGCCCCTGGCGCGGCGCCGGACGTGGACGGAGGAGCGCTGCCGGTCGGTCGTACCGAGCGATGA
- a CDS encoding PadR family transcriptional regulator produces the protein MRSHGHEHEHGHGHGHHQGPPRWDRGDFEERRAAFGAFGPPFGGGGPFGGPFGGGRGRGGGRGRARRGDVRASILALLKDRPMHGYEMIQEIGERSGGAWRPSPGSVYPTLQLLEDEGLITSASEGGKKLFTLTDTGRAESESGPDAPWEEAGRGIDWESANEIRHAGAGLMEAFAQVWKTGSANQRQKALGVVNDARKRLYLILADED, from the coding sequence ATGCGTTCACACGGACACGAGCATGAGCACGGACATGGGCATGGCCACCACCAGGGACCGCCGCGGTGGGACCGGGGAGACTTCGAGGAGCGGCGGGCCGCCTTCGGGGCGTTCGGGCCGCCCTTCGGCGGCGGTGGTCCTTTCGGTGGTCCCTTCGGCGGCGGACGCGGTCGTGGCGGCGGCAGGGGACGGGCGCGGCGCGGTGATGTGCGCGCTTCGATCCTGGCGCTGCTGAAGGACCGGCCGATGCACGGATACGAGATGATCCAGGAGATCGGCGAGCGCAGTGGTGGGGCCTGGCGGCCCAGCCCGGGTTCGGTCTATCCCACGCTCCAGCTGCTGGAGGACGAGGGGCTGATCACCAGCGCGAGCGAGGGCGGCAAGAAGCTGTTCACGCTCACCGACACCGGTCGCGCCGAGTCCGAGAGCGGACCGGACGCGCCCTGGGAGGAGGCCGGGCGCGGGATCGACTGGGAGAGCGCCAACGAGATCCGGCACGCCGGGGCCGGTCTGATGGAGGCCTTCGCCCAGGTCTGGAAGACCGGCTCGGCGAATCAGCGGCAGAAGGCGCTCGGCGTCGTCAACGACGCGCGCAAGCGGTTGTATCTGATCCTCGCCGACGAGGACTGA
- a CDS encoding VOC family protein, translating to MTSIKKFQVTFDCAEPERLARFWCEVLGYVVPPPEGFATWDAFKGSQPSEQRDSWFACIDPSGVGPRLYFQRVPEGKAAKNRVHLDVRVGTGLVGEERLAALEAECARLVPLGAVHVQTLYDGNDACIPMLDIEGNEFCID from the coding sequence ATGACGTCGATCAAGAAGTTCCAAGTCACCTTTGACTGCGCAGAACCTGAACGCCTCGCTCGTTTCTGGTGCGAGGTGCTGGGGTACGTCGTACCGCCGCCGGAGGGGTTTGCCACTTGGGACGCTTTCAAGGGCTCGCAGCCATCTGAGCAGCGGGATTCGTGGTTCGCCTGCATTGATCCCTCCGGTGTGGGCCCGCGGCTGTACTTCCAGCGCGTCCCCGAGGGGAAGGCCGCCAAGAACCGGGTGCATCTTGATGTGCGGGTCGGCACTGGACTCGTGGGTGAAGAGCGGCTCGCCGCACTCGAGGCCGAATGTGCACGGTTGGTCCCGCTTGGCGCGGTACACGTGCAAACGCTGTACGACGGCAACGATGCGTGCATCCCGATGCTGGACATCGAGGGCAACGAGTTCTGTATCGACTGA
- a CDS encoding TnsA-like heteromeric transposase endonuclease subunit: MSEPAEAGSAWEYASDVQVGFVGVDGVGRLGSLARYWDEPFERAAPVRKFIAFKGQKNFTGDYWAATSRDLVGYESWVERDAAMALDFDPSVVALASQPFSLTWWDGERDHQHTPDYFARLADGTGVVVDVRPESLVDEEAAGVFAFTEGVCATVGWQFRLVGDLGQPFQANLRWLARYRHLRCYRASVAALLRQLFVEPQRLFIGADRVGDREAVLPTLYHLLWKHELTADLVSRPLGGGTLVSLATGRTA; encoded by the coding sequence GTGAGCGAGCCTGCGGAGGCTGGATCCGCCTGGGAGTACGCGTCGGACGTACAGGTGGGGTTCGTTGGCGTCGACGGGGTCGGGCGGCTTGGTTCACTGGCCCGCTACTGGGATGAGCCTTTCGAACGTGCCGCCCCGGTCAGGAAGTTCATCGCGTTCAAGGGACAGAAGAACTTCACGGGTGACTACTGGGCAGCGACCTCGCGTGACCTGGTGGGTTACGAGTCGTGGGTCGAGCGGGACGCCGCGATGGCCCTGGACTTCGACCCTTCCGTGGTTGCCCTGGCCTCGCAGCCCTTCAGTCTGACCTGGTGGGATGGCGAACGGGATCATCAGCACACCCCGGACTACTTCGCTCGGCTGGCTGACGGCACTGGTGTGGTGGTCGATGTCCGTCCGGAGAGCCTCGTCGACGAGGAGGCGGCCGGGGTCTTCGCGTTCACCGAGGGAGTCTGCGCGACGGTGGGGTGGCAGTTCCGGCTGGTTGGGGACTTGGGGCAGCCGTTCCAAGCCAATCTGCGCTGGCTGGCGCGCTACCGGCACCTTCGTTGCTATCGGGCGTCGGTAGCAGCGTTGTTGCGGCAGCTGTTCGTCGAACCGCAGCGGCTCTTTATCGGGGCGGACCGTGTCGGTGACCGGGAGGCGGTGCTGCCGACGCTCTATCACCTGCTCTGGAAGCACGAACTGACGGCCGATCTGGTCTCGCGTCCGCTGGGCGGTGGGACGCTCGTCAGCCTGGCGACGGGGAGGACAGCGTGA
- a CDS encoding integrase: MLIDQVHLQAAEDFAVLGTGERAALGSAALLDHLPEKAAERALWWQHHLVEVLTGLPPDAPEGTLPRPEYDPSCRSLAERERAKAAELAVLGEEISARTVKRKRQRYEAGGVAAVVDHRLAPHASLLGRADPRVVAAMRQAIAESVPASTRTIEYARWRTGRILAAEHGENVVEMPSRATFYRLFTKLSGGISVTGSARTRQSLANQPEGPFRYEQVAAPGELMQIDSTPLDVLVRLEEGVPGRVELCGLVDVATRTIAAAVVRPTTKSVDASLLLARALTPELMRPGWSDALKMSRSVLPHRRLLSLDERLEHAAARPVIIPETIVCDRGKAFISENFRAACRTLEINFQPCHPRSPAEKPHIERTLESVATLFCQFLSGYLGRTAEHRGRNIEDEPLWSMLEIQALLDEWLIHWQNRQHDGLRDPGSPGRTFTPNQKYASLLESADYVPLALTGDDYVELLPVTWRAVNSYGIKISHRIYDCADLGPFRRQPSGVARKKNLWEIHRDPYDASWIWVRNHWEGGWIPVPWKHLGTVPQPFGDLAWDHAAADLRQKGESDPTEEQITQAVAELLIRANQGPGSGGKRPSRRGRRVAARTRAAAEGTGPRPPKPPRADDPQPHDDEEADNTQDDPVANVIPLGVFDPFKEADKRW, from the coding sequence ATGCTCATCGACCAGGTTCATCTCCAGGCTGCCGAGGACTTCGCCGTTCTCGGCACCGGCGAGCGGGCCGCTCTCGGCTCGGCAGCGCTACTGGACCATCTCCCGGAGAAGGCTGCGGAGCGGGCGTTGTGGTGGCAGCACCACTTGGTCGAGGTTCTGACGGGTCTGCCGCCGGATGCTCCGGAGGGAACTCTGCCCCGGCCCGAATACGACCCTTCGTGCCGGTCGCTTGCGGAACGCGAGCGGGCCAAGGCCGCGGAGCTGGCCGTTCTGGGCGAGGAGATCAGTGCACGGACGGTCAAGCGCAAGCGGCAGCGTTATGAGGCCGGCGGGGTTGCCGCGGTGGTGGACCATCGCCTCGCCCCGCACGCTTCGCTGCTGGGCCGGGCCGATCCTCGGGTGGTGGCGGCGATGCGCCAGGCCATTGCGGAAAGCGTCCCGGCGTCCACCCGCACGATCGAGTACGCGCGTTGGCGGACTGGCCGCATCCTGGCCGCCGAGCACGGCGAGAACGTGGTGGAAATGCCGTCGCGGGCGACGTTCTACCGCCTGTTCACGAAGCTGTCCGGCGGTATCTCGGTGACCGGGTCGGCCCGCACTCGCCAGTCGCTGGCCAACCAGCCGGAGGGGCCGTTCCGTTACGAGCAGGTCGCGGCGCCGGGCGAGTTGATGCAGATCGACTCCACCCCGCTGGACGTGCTGGTGCGGCTTGAGGAAGGGGTGCCCGGCAGGGTCGAGCTCTGCGGCCTGGTCGATGTCGCCACCCGCACCATCGCCGCCGCGGTCGTGCGGCCCACCACCAAGTCGGTGGACGCCTCCCTGCTGCTGGCCCGTGCTCTGACCCCGGAGCTGATGCGGCCCGGCTGGTCAGATGCGCTGAAGATGTCCCGTTCCGTCCTGCCGCACCGCAGGCTGCTGTCGCTGGACGAGCGGTTGGAACACGCGGCGGCCCGGCCGGTGATCATCCCGGAGACCATTGTCTGCGACCGGGGCAAGGCCTTCATCTCTGAGAACTTTCGCGCCGCATGCCGAACCCTGGAGATCAACTTTCAACCCTGCCATCCACGCTCACCTGCGGAGAAGCCCCACATCGAGCGGACGCTCGAATCGGTGGCCACGCTGTTCTGCCAGTTCCTTTCCGGCTACCTGGGCCGCACGGCCGAGCATCGCGGACGGAACATCGAGGACGAGCCCTTGTGGTCGATGCTGGAGATCCAGGCACTTCTGGACGAGTGGCTCATCCACTGGCAGAACAGGCAGCATGACGGGCTCCGGGATCCCGGCAGTCCCGGCCGCACCTTCACGCCGAACCAGAAGTACGCCAGCCTTCTCGAGAGTGCCGACTATGTTCCCCTGGCCCTGACCGGGGACGACTACGTCGAACTGCTGCCCGTGACCTGGCGGGCGGTCAACTCCTACGGCATCAAGATCAGCCACCGCATCTACGACTGCGCGGATCTGGGCCCCTTCCGGCGCCAGCCCTCCGGGGTCGCCCGCAAGAAGAACCTGTGGGAGATCCACCGCGACCCCTACGACGCCAGCTGGATCTGGGTCCGCAACCACTGGGAGGGCGGCTGGATTCCCGTCCCCTGGAAGCACCTCGGCACCGTCCCACAGCCCTTCGGCGATCTGGCCTGGGACCACGCCGCGGCCGACCTGCGTCAGAAGGGCGAGAGTGACCCGACCGAGGAACAGATCACCCAGGCGGTCGCAGAGCTTCTGATCCGGGCCAACCAGGGCCCTGGCAGCGGCGGGAAGCGGCCATCCCGGCGCGGCCGGAGAGTCGCCGCCCGGACCAGGGCCGCCGCCGAAGGCACCGGGCCTCGGCCGCCGAAGCCGCCCCGGGCAGACGACCCGCAGCCTCATGACGACGAGGAAGCGGACAACACGCAGGACGATCCGGTCGCGAATGTCATCCCGCTCGGCGTCTTCGACCCCTTCAAGGAGGCTGACAAGCGATGGTGA
- a CDS encoding ATP-binding protein has product MVTATDQQPAPGRQAGWRQALDQDELHRYLTTLEGWREFTTQDPVPPDLLPDNILAGLDPDARQDYDDSRLDYHTRLTVAATSTLRTVVHTGRRLTLLNRHAISARRGLILSGPAGTGKTTALTQFGKTIEAIDKRQHPGIGGRIPVVYVTVPPAATSRMLAVEFARFLGLPVTVRANITDVIEAVCGVLIDARVSVVCVDELHNLSLTTRSGAEVSDTLKYFSERIPATFVYAGIDLEANGLFDGTRGRQIAGRFGVIETVAFPRTEEWNGLVTTLEQALRLHHHQPGTLEGLAHYLHDRTGGMIGSLSHLIRGAALDAILDGTEKITRKSLQNVKLDRAAETRKSKPAS; this is encoded by the coding sequence ATGGTGACCGCAACCGATCAGCAGCCGGCACCCGGTCGGCAGGCCGGATGGCGACAGGCCCTGGATCAGGACGAACTGCACCGCTACCTCACGACCTTGGAGGGCTGGCGAGAGTTCACCACTCAAGATCCGGTCCCGCCCGACCTGTTGCCCGACAACATCCTCGCCGGGTTGGACCCGGACGCGCGGCAGGACTACGACGACAGCCGTCTCGACTACCACACGCGTCTGACCGTGGCCGCGACCTCCACCTTGCGCACCGTCGTTCATACCGGCAGGCGGCTGACCCTGCTGAATCGCCATGCGATCAGTGCCCGCCGGGGCCTGATCCTGTCCGGCCCGGCCGGCACCGGGAAGACCACCGCGCTGACCCAGTTCGGCAAGACCATCGAGGCCATCGACAAGCGTCAGCACCCGGGCATCGGCGGCCGCATCCCTGTCGTCTACGTCACCGTCCCACCCGCCGCGACCTCACGCATGCTAGCCGTGGAGTTCGCCCGATTCCTGGGTCTGCCCGTCACCGTCCGCGCCAACATCACCGACGTGATCGAGGCCGTCTGCGGTGTCCTCATCGACGCGAGAGTCAGCGTCGTGTGTGTCGATGAGCTGCACAACCTGTCCCTCACGACCCGCAGCGGCGCCGAGGTCTCGGACACCCTGAAGTACTTCTCCGAGCGCATCCCCGCCACCTTCGTCTATGCAGGAATCGACCTGGAAGCGAACGGACTGTTCGACGGCACCCGGGGACGACAGATCGCCGGCCGGTTCGGAGTCATCGAAACCGTCGCCTTCCCTCGCACCGAGGAGTGGAACGGCCTGGTCACCACCCTCGAACAGGCCCTACGACTGCACCACCACCAGCCGGGGACTCTGGAAGGGCTGGCCCACTACCTCCACGACCGCACCGGCGGCATGATCGGCTCGCTGTCCCACCTCATCCGCGGCGCCGCCCTCGACGCCATCCTGGACGGCACCGAGAAGATCACCCGCAAGTCCCTGCAGAACGTGAAACTCGACCGCGCGGCCGAGACCCGGAAGTCCAAACCGGCCTCATGA